From Phycodurus eques isolate BA_2022a chromosome 1, UOR_Pequ_1.1, whole genome shotgun sequence, one genomic window encodes:
- the LOC133404526 gene encoding E3 SUMO-protein ligase ZBED1-like isoform X1, whose translation MNNEHDKILTALPESDDLVPKRKATSVIWNYFGYKKGDIEQTRVLCGQCLAPVGTTGGNTTNLFEHLRRHHTAQYVECKAKSVCRQNYISGAFASGTPYAKDSKRQKEITDAITFHLAKDMVPVYTISKVGFKKMIRSLDKRYVIPPRNFFSQVAIPELYEKCKADVQTELSDVQYYAVTTDLSRRTAEPYISLTVHFIHQEFEIKSRCLQTSYFPEDYTSENIAFEMREALAAWGLDDNRLACITTDNAANMMKAAAQNEWTRLQCFAHRLHLAVESAVKHDGRIERAVGVCKKLVGHFSRSWKARRALEKAQKDLNLPTHSLLSECQTRWGSRQMMISRILEQQQAITQVLSMDKKMHHLTPTWQDIDVLESVSRSLGPLLELTDALSGEDYFSVSYVKPVLHLLNNSILVVQEDDADLTKKVKSEMLNYINKLYNCKATQELLDIACCLDPRFKMDFISADNKSQVSARVISEMTVTLETQETTLCSSEVEPKAAATPQKKKAKRSLGCFFKEKGSRAAEKCDSFVNLKDTVEAEFDNYLLAPSIDTEEDPLTWWKIHQVNFPHLAKLARKYLCIPATSSPSEKLFRTSGHIVTCQRSSLKPAMVDRLVFLAKNLNT comes from the exons ATGAACAACGAACACGACAAAATCTTAACTGCTTTGCCAGAAAGTGACGACTTGGTGCCAAAAAGAAAAGCAACTTCAGTTATCTGGAATTATTTCGGCTACAAGAAGGGTGATATTGAGCAAACACGTGTTCTGTGTGGACAGTGCCTTGCCCCTGTGGGCACGACGGGAGGTAACACAACTaatttgtttgaacatttacgTCGACACCACACAGCTCAGTACGTCGAATGCAAAGCTAAATCTGTATGTCGTCAAAATTACATTTCGGGAGCCTTTGCAAGTGGTACACCATATGCGAAAGATTCCAAACGGCAGAAAGAAATAACAGATGCTATCACGTTTCATCTGGCTAAAGACATGGTACCCGTATATACGATTTCCAAagttgggtttaaaaaaatgatccgCTCGCTAGACAAACGGTACGTCATACCGCCAcgtaactttttttctcaagttgCCATCCCGGAGCTGTACGAGAAGTGCAAGGCAGACGTTCAAACAGAGCTGTCAGATGTGCAGTATTATGCAGTGACAACGGACTTGTCTCGCCGGACTGCGGAGCCTTACATCAGTCTGACTGTCCACTTCATTCATCAGGAGTTCGAAATTAAAAGTCGCTGTTTGCAAACGTCATATTTCCCGGAGGATTACACGAGTGAGAATATTGCATTTGAGATGAGAGAAGCGCTGGCTGCTTGGGGCCTGGATGACAATCGTCTTGCGTGCATAACAACAGACAACGCTGCAAACATGATGAAAGCCGCTGCACAGAACGAGTGGACCCGACTGCAGTGTTTTGCCCACAGACTGCATCTTGCGGTTG AAAGTGCAGTCAAACATGATGGACGTATTGAGCGTGCTGTAGGTGTCTGCAAGAAGCTGGTTGGTCACTTCTCCCGCAGCTGGAAGGCCAGAAGAGCTCTTGAAAAAGCCCAGAAAGACCTCAATCTACCAACTCATTCCCTCTTATCCGAATGCCAGACAAGATGGGGCTCTAGACAGATGATGATCAGTAGGATACTGGAGCAGCAGCAGGCCATAACTCAGGTTCTGTCCATGGACAAGAAGATGCACCATTTAACTCCAACTTGGCAAGACATAGATGTTCTGGAATCTGTCAGCAGATCACTAGGCCCGCTGCTGGAATTAACTGATGCTCTTTCAGGTGAAGACTATTTCAGTGTTTCCTATGTTAAGCCTGTCCTGCACCTCTTAAACAACTCAATCCTGGTTGTCCAAGAGGACGACGCAGACCTAACAAAGAAGGTGAAGAGTGAGATGTTGAACTACATCAACAAGCTATATAATTGTAAAGCTACTCAGGAGCTACTTGATATAGCATGTTGTTTGGACCCCAGATTCAAGATGGATTTCATCAGTGCAGACAACAAGAGCCAAGTCAGTGCCAGAGTGATATCAGAGATGACGGTGACATTGGAGACCCAGGAGACAACACTCTGCAGCTCAGAGGTCGAACCCAAAGCGGCTGCCACGCCCCAGAAAAAGAAAGCTAAGAGGTCCTTGGGCTGTTTCTTCAAAGAAAAGGGGAGCAGAGCTGCAGAAAAGTGTGATTCCTTTGTAAACCTGAAGGATACGGTGGAAGCAGAGTTTGACAACTACCTGCTAGCACCTTCAATAGACACAGAGGAAGATCCACTTACTTGGTGGAAAATTCACCAAGTCAACTTTCCACATCTTGCCAAGCTTGCCCGCAAGTATCTCTGCATTCCTGCAACAAGCTCCCCTTCAGAAAAGCTTTTCAGGACAAGTGGCCACATTGTCACTTGTCAGCGTTCTTCTTTAAAACCTGCAATGGTAGATAGACTGGTATTCTTGGCCAAAAACCTCAACACTTGA
- the LOC133404526 gene encoding E3 SUMO-protein ligase ZBED1-like isoform X2 yields MREALAAWGLDDNRLACITTDNAANMMKAAAQNEWTRLQCFAHRLHLAVESAVKHDGRIERAVGVCKKLVGHFSRSWKARRALEKAQKDLNLPTHSLLSECQTRWGSRQMMISRILEQQQAITQVLSMDKKMHHLTPTWQDIDVLESVSRSLGPLLELTDALSGEDYFSVSYVKPVLHLLNNSILVVQEDDADLTKKVKSEMLNYINKLYNCKATQELLDIACCLDPRFKMDFISADNKSQVSARVISEMTVTLETQETTLCSSEVEPKAAATPQKKKAKRSLGCFFKEKGSRAAEKCDSFVNLKDTVEAEFDNYLLAPSIDTEEDPLTWWKIHQVNFPHLAKLARKYLCIPATSSPSEKLFRTSGHIVTCQRSSLKPAMVDRLVFLAKNLNT; encoded by the exons ATGAGAGAAGCGCTGGCTGCTTGGGGCCTGGATGACAATCGTCTTGCGTGCATAACAACAGACAACGCTGCAAACATGATGAAAGCCGCTGCACAGAACGAGTGGACCCGACTGCAGTGTTTTGCCCACAGACTGCATCTTGCGGTTG AAAGTGCAGTCAAACATGATGGACGTATTGAGCGTGCTGTAGGTGTCTGCAAGAAGCTGGTTGGTCACTTCTCCCGCAGCTGGAAGGCCAGAAGAGCTCTTGAAAAAGCCCAGAAAGACCTCAATCTACCAACTCATTCCCTCTTATCCGAATGCCAGACAAGATGGGGCTCTAGACAGATGATGATCAGTAGGATACTGGAGCAGCAGCAGGCCATAACTCAGGTTCTGTCCATGGACAAGAAGATGCACCATTTAACTCCAACTTGGCAAGACATAGATGTTCTGGAATCTGTCAGCAGATCACTAGGCCCGCTGCTGGAATTAACTGATGCTCTTTCAGGTGAAGACTATTTCAGTGTTTCCTATGTTAAGCCTGTCCTGCACCTCTTAAACAACTCAATCCTGGTTGTCCAAGAGGACGACGCAGACCTAACAAAGAAGGTGAAGAGTGAGATGTTGAACTACATCAACAAGCTATATAATTGTAAAGCTACTCAGGAGCTACTTGATATAGCATGTTGTTTGGACCCCAGATTCAAGATGGATTTCATCAGTGCAGACAACAAGAGCCAAGTCAGTGCCAGAGTGATATCAGAGATGACGGTGACATTGGAGACCCAGGAGACAACACTCTGCAGCTCAGAGGTCGAACCCAAAGCGGCTGCCACGCCCCAGAAAAAGAAAGCTAAGAGGTCCTTGGGCTGTTTCTTCAAAGAAAAGGGGAGCAGAGCTGCAGAAAAGTGTGATTCCTTTGTAAACCTGAAGGATACGGTGGAAGCAGAGTTTGACAACTACCTGCTAGCACCTTCAATAGACACAGAGGAAGATCCACTTACTTGGTGGAAAATTCACCAAGTCAACTTTCCACATCTTGCCAAGCTTGCCCGCAAGTATCTCTGCATTCCTGCAACAAGCTCCCCTTCAGAAAAGCTTTTCAGGACAAGTGGCCACATTGTCACTTGTCAGCGTTCTTCTTTAAAACCTGCAATGGTAGATAGACTGGTATTCTTGGCCAAAAACCTCAACACTTGA